ACATTTAATATAAATATAAAGTATTCTCCATGAGTGTGCAACGTTGCGAAAGATCAATTTTCTGAAGCGCCACATGATAGCCACATGATAAACAGGTGTGATAtgctctacgttcacatacaacgcgtGCAAGTTAGTTTTGCAGAAGCCGAAACACAAAGGTTTAACAGGACGAGCCGAGTATGTACATACATAACCTCAAAACATGCATGTGGATATTTAtcattgaaactacatcatctcacgtaatGATCGGATTTGGTGTAGTAAATTTGGATCGTGTATCATAAACAACTATAAGGGATATTAAATTTGATGAGAGTTGATTATTTATTAATTTTAACTTGAAATAAATATCATGATGTTAGTTCAAATTTATCTTTACAAATATTCGTTGTAGATTTTATGGCCCGTGCGGCAACTTCGTTCAACTTCAATGCATTATTTGAGGAAGAGAAACTGAAAACAAGTTAGTACGTCCTTAAATCACCGCTTGGTCGATGTGCGTTGTAACTATGTCTATCGTGCCCCCACCACTCACGTAGTACTATTCATATTTTTCTTAGCAACGCGCGTGAtaatgagatggcggaaggcttcCGCTAGGCTTCTACTGAAAACAAGTTAGTATGTCTTTGAGGGGAAGCCAGCAAGCCGCAGATGCCGTCACGAGGGTGGCCGCCTCGATGGCCTTGGATACACATGCCAAAATCAACGCTCATGTGAAGCTAGCCTTGTTGTCGCAGAGGCTATGCTCCTCATTAAGCAAGAGGGGATCGTAGCCTCGTCGGTGAGCTCTGTAAGTTTCCAGATGCCACAACCACCTATGCAATGGCGGCCATCAATTTATTCTACCAAATTGTAAATTTTCAATACAAAATACCTTATATTCATCTTCAgataaattaaaaaaatcagattaGAGTATAAAAAGATGCAACTTTTGAATACTCTAAAATTTCTCTATTTTTGTTTGCTAAGCCTAAAATACAATCTATTTCACACTAAATATCTACACGCTCGTAATGTACATAGTTGACTACATCCaaatgttttttttgaattttttgatactTTGAAATCTTGATTTCATTTTTTTAAAGGCCTCCATGTAGCTAGGGTGCGAAAGTCATTTTTCGagatagatttttttttttgagcataGAAAATTCTTGTATGGACAGTATAGCTTGTTCAGAACTCCAAATATTTTTTTTATATAAAACTTCAGTCTTGAAGGCTGGGCCTTTGGAGAAAGAGCAACACCTTCATTAGCTGTGGGCTTGTGGTTCAATCGTCTACAGCACACCAGGCGTATAACTGGGCCATTTAGGGCGACAAATGGGAACTGGGCCTAATGGAAAAGAGTCCCGTTTTGCTACTCCGAAGTCCGAAGTCCGAACGCCGTCTCGGGCTCTCGGCCTCCGCCCGTCCGGCCGTCCCAGTACCCCTGCCCCTCCCAATCCTTCTCCATTGATTGCCAAATTTCGCTTGCTTCCCCTCCTCCCCGACCAAATCCCCCCGACGGCGGCAGCATCATAGTCGGCGATCTGAGCGGCGGCGTTCGCAGAGGCGAGTGGGACGGGTCAGCTGGACTGCACAGCGGTGGCCCGGTGGCTGTGCGCCGAGGAGCGAGGGCGTCCACGGAGGCGGCGAGCTAGTCGGCGGGGAACTGCACGCAGGAGGCGAGCTGAGAGGCGCGACCTCCACGATGGAGTGAACAAGCATGACCACGCACGGAGAAACAGAGCACTGAGCGTGGCGGCGTGAACAGAGCTACGCGTTTGAGGGGAGCCAAGGTGTCTGGGCCGCCGCACGCCCGCCCGCCGGTAACGATGGAGGCCAAAACAGATCTTGGTGAGTGCATGCTGCCTAATCTCTTTTTGATCGGTCGAATCTAAGTTCTTTATTAGAAAGAGCCATTCATTTCTGTCGATCTCCGCTTATTCCTGATGCGACCGTTTTTTTTGTCTCTGGATTGCTCATGCCACCGGCAACCCCAGACATTAGCCGGAAGCCGGAGCGGCCGCCGTCCAAATTCCCCACGGATGGCTCCTCAATTGACTTTGGGACATTTGATAAGCACGGCTTCATCTACGTTCCACCCGTCATTGGGGAACAGTGTCAGTCTGCACCTGTCACGGAGGATTCTGCTGCTGCAACACAAGCGTCCTCGCTGCAAGAGAGCGACTCCTCCAACAAAATTGCGCCGCCAGGGGATGCGTCACCAGGGAAAGGTGATACGCCGGACCCTGGTGAATCTGTTGGAGATGTCATGGCTGATAAGTTGACAGAGCGCAAGTTGGATGTTGATTCACCAGAAATCATTACAGGGGGTTTCCACAGAGCCAAGCTGATGGACAATTTGAGGTGCCTTGCGGAGATTAACAAAATGTCAAACGGGattaggaggaagaagaggaaaacaaGTGGTGGACAAGCTATATAGTTCCTTACCAAATGCTCCAACTAGTACTACAACGTGCTGCACATTTGTTCCAGATGGGATTTCCCCGCAGCTTGCTATGGTTCGCCATCTAAATCACTGGAAGAAAGATGGCCCAAGGTGCTAGGCCTCACTCTGAGACATTACAATCGATCTTATGGCGTTCTGATgaagtctttttttttttttttttttttttttgcgagtaaAAGAAAGTAACATTAATCTGGCAAAGTTACACAAAGGACCCCGAAGGAAATCCGATTACAAGCACACCCCTGTGCAACTCGAACACGACGACGATGGTGGCACGGCGCTGTCGGTGGCGCGCCGCCGCCTCTGCTCCTTATGACGCCTTGGATCAGGAGCATCCCCATGACGGACGGGAAGTCGCCGAGCACCGGCCGCAAGGACCTACACCGAACGCCGCCATCAACATCGATCCAGATCAAGCCACCCTCCTCCACGCTTATTTCAGTATCCGGCGCCGCCGTCCCACGGTCACCGGCGAGGGGAAGACGCCCACGCCAACTCCAAGAAGCTGCGAGCGCGCCAGAGGTGGAAGATCGCCTGCAAGAGCTCCAAGGAACACCGCCGACGAAGAGGAAGACTCCCACCTGCAAAAGCCACTCCGGCTGCGCCTCCTCCTCCCCGACGCCTCCGGCTGGCCGTGAAAGAAAACCTGCACTATATACACACCGCCGCTCGGGGTCCCCCcgtcctcccgccgccggagcagcTGGCGGAGGGCGAGGCGGCCGCCGAGACGGCGATGGCGAGGCGGCTCTCCTTCGGTCGCTCAGAAAAACACCCTTCTCTACTGTAGACGGGGAAGGGATAAGGCCAAGGCTCCTTTCTGTTCTGGCGTTCTGATGAAGTCGGACGAGATTGACAGTGAAAGTTTCCAAGGGGTGGATATTGGGAGCGGGCCTAAATGGGATGGAATACGGCAGAAGTATAAAGATCTGTTTGATTAGTTTACTGATACCATGAAGGATTTATTCGGTATGATCCTAGTTCATGGAACTCCTTTTCTTGTCTCCCTTTTCTTGTCTGTCTTCATGTCTACAGCTTGCAATAAACAAAAGATGACACAGGAAGTGAAATGCACTTCTATGCACTCAGCCTTTTTCTATTATGGAAGCTGCACCGACATGGCACTATTTCGCCTTTACTCTAATTTTTTATAAAAACACAGTCCACCTTTTTAGTGAGACACCAAATCAAAGTGTCAAAACTGAGATTTAAACTCTGATGAGCTAGGGtaccactgccctcctaaccatccaaccaaaaGATGGTTCTATTTCACCTTTACTCCTTTTGGTGTACAAAGTTGACTAAAAAAATGTATAGTACCCTCTTGGTTTATATATATAAGGCCACACCGCATCTCGAGGTAGAACTTCAATTAATAATTTAACAATCTAATATGAGTTATATGTCACCAAAAGTATATTGTTGGATTCATATTTGAAAGATGTTTCCAGCGATATGTTTTTGGTGTTATATAACTTATTTTCTACCagttaattagttagttcaaGTGTCGTTGTGGTGAACAGATAGATGACATAGGTAGGCTTATCTTCGGGTCAAATGTGCTCCGAGAGATCCAGAGGAGGGGGACATGGAGAAGaaacacacaaagacacacgctatACCTAGGTTCGGAGCCCTCGTGAGGAGGTAACACCCTTACTCCTGCCTATCTGATCTCTATAAACTCACGGAGAGCTACAATGATTTCCCTCTAGAAGATGAAGTGCTAGAGGGAGAAAACCCTACAAGAGCTGTATCGTAGCCTAAAGTGAACCTCCCGTGCAAGGGAATGCCACCGCTTCTTATATAGGGGAGATGTGGCTTACAAGAGAAGGAACCCGAGTAAAGAGAATCCTAGCCTACATCAGCCGGTCTTGGACTTAGATTTGACCCTGGGCTCGTGATGTCCTTGCCTGTGTCTTTTGTGCGCTGACCTCTACTGGCATGCGCACTGTAGCACCGTCATCACCTGTGTGATGTGGCTTCAGTCGGAGGCTAGCGAGGCTTTCATCATAAATATGATCCTCCGTATCTTCTCGATGTCCTGTAGCGACACGGCCAGATCTTTGACTGGAATCGGCATATGACCGTTGGCCCTATACCGGATCCCATTTTGGTTTTATCTTGATGATGCCGAATCTTCGTCTTCTGTCTTTCTTGAGAAGTCCCGGCTTAACCTCGACTCATCCAGCTTAAGACATGCCGGTATCTCTTATTCCGGTATACACCTACCGGTATCCCGGACGATACAACTCGGccaacctccttcttcttcttggggtCTTCCTTGGGGTCTTCCTCCTTCTTGACCAGGACAGGGTTGGCCAGCCACTTGGTATGCAGGACTTCCACGATGAAGCCGGGAACCAGCAGTTTGGTGACTTCCACACCGACGATCTTCCTTCTGTCTTCAGCAAAGCAGAGCAAGGGCTGCTTCAACGGCTTCGCGTCTTTCGtgacgtttaaagagtgctcagccaactccctcggcaaacccaccaagtcatcagtagaccaggcgaagatgttccgattctcatgaaggaagttgacgagcgtgctttcctatttCTCGCTCAATCCGGCACTGATGCGAACGATGCACTCCGGGTATTCTGGGTCCAGGACAATGTCCTTTGTCTCCTTTGGTGGCTTGAACGCCGTTGCACCGAGCGGGTTGCTCATCCCGGTCAGACCGAGTTGTGCCGATTGTGCCAGCGCAACAGCCATCTGGATTCTTCTCTTCTCGTCCGCAATGAACAGTGACTCGGCCAAGCAGGATCCGGCTAAAACGGTTTCCAGAGAAATCTTGTAGTTGCCCACCACAGTTAAGACTTCACTGGGTGCCAGCATCTTCATCTTCAGATAGGCCACATGAGTTGAGGCTATAAACTCCGCCAATGCCGATCTCCCGAGCAAGGCATGGTAAGGGCCGTCGAGATCAACCACTTCGAACAGGATGTTCTCAACCCGGAAGTTATCCCGGCCGCCAAATAGGACATCAACTTGGATCTTGCCCATTGGTGAGCACGACAAGCCAGGAACAATGCCGTGAAATGTCGTGTGGCCCGGCTCCAGCATGTTCTCGGTGATTTCGAGTGTATGCATTGTGCTCCGGTACATGATATTGATACTGCTACCATTGTCAATCAGCACTTTGCTGACCTGACCTTTATTGTTGGCCCATACATTATAGTATCAACCACCATTGCATAACCACCGGGATTCGGCATCACTTTCGGATGATCATTCTGAGACCAACTGATTTTCTGTTCCGACCACTTCATGAACCTCGGAATTGCGGTATAATAGCCCATGGAACGCCGATGTAGGCTTTGTCGGTCAGTCGGCTCGGTCACAAAGACCACACAACACATATCCGGATCTTAATACACATTCCGGCCCAAAAGGTGTGCATGGTGCGACATTGCTGTTATTGCCGTTGTTCACCTGATGAACTCCTTCTTGCTGAGGCCAGTTAGCGGGAGCTTGAATGGCTTGTGCATTTGCTCCAGtgagaggaggtggaggaggcaaTGTGGCAATACCTTCCTTCATCAAACACAATATCCAGGAGCAGTTCCGGTTGTATGATTTGCTGGCTTACTTGGATTCAGAGTATGAAAACTGCTTGGCTGATCAAACATTGACTCGATGGTGTACTTGGGCCTATCCTGCCAGGGCTTCTTTTCTCCCCACTGTTTTTTCTGACCGATCCATGGCTGGCCtccggttttctgcctctggCTTCCACCGGCTTTCAGGTTATCTTGCTATACCGCGACCACATGTTGCGGGCCATATCTTCTATCAGGAAAATCTTCTCTCCTCTTGTGATGATTATTATTCCAGAAATCTTGGCGCGGAGTGTATCTCGGCAATGGGTTAGCTGCGATTGCCGGCTGAGTTGGATCTCCAAGTGCATAACTATCCGCCACCTGGATCATCTCGGCTGGAGTAGTTGGCATGTTCCTCTGTAGCATCTGCCACAATGACGACCCTCGCCGGCATCCATTGCAAAACCAACTGATGGCTTGAgcttctatcaccccttcacatgAGTTTCTTGTGGCACTCCACTGGGTTAAGTATTCCCGGTTGGTCTCGTTCTCGCGCTACTGGCTGAtgcctacgcacgcttctattcttgtagatagtgttgggcctccaagtgcagaggtttgtagaacatcaacaagtttcccttaagtgaatcacccaaggtttatcgaactcagagaggtagaggtcaaagatatccctctcaagcaaccctgcaattaagatacaagaagctcttgtgtccccaacacacccaatacacttgtcaggtgtataggtgcactagttcggcgaagagatagtcaaatacaagtagtatgtggtaattgcaatctgaaataaaaatggcagcaagcaaacttctagcagaactggttgtaaacggtgtttcaatgcttagaaacaaggcctaggtatcttactttcactagtggatactctcaacaatgatatcgtaATTCAATACATAAATATCatctcttcactatgctactctgaaccaccctccggttggataacgaacaccaattcaccgcgtagggctgcaaaagcactccttaaagttcgCGTTCCAAACCTAGGGACACCCCACTCCGTTACTTTGAGTATccaaagatagtactaacaaacaccacaatttcatagagacatccaactcaaattatAACTCATGATAAGTATTTCTGTAATCTTTAGCCTAAGAGATACACAcggtgcgcacactgtcaccttcacaccgtggggcaaggtgtctccggagatcacaataataaaaccacttgagtagcataatagatgaagagtaacatctacttattcagctAGATTACAaaactcatgatcacataaagatcacatcatgggagagagagatagaccacatagctaccggtaatgtcctcagcctcgggggagaactgctccctcctcatcatgggagtcagcaacaacgatgaagatggcggtggagtcgatggagatggcttcgggggcaattccccttCCCGGCAGGGTGACAGAACAGAGATTTCTGTCCCCCAAAACTTctcttcgatggcggcggagctacggaacttttcgtggatggaggctgattcttttagggttttcgcgaggaaggcaatatataggcggaagggcaaggtcggtgggcgcccgaggggcccacaccatggcCAGGCGCGGCCAG
This region of Lolium perenne isolate Kyuss_39 chromosome 2, Kyuss_2.0, whole genome shotgun sequence genomic DNA includes:
- the LOC127333384 gene encoding uncharacterized protein, with protein sequence MEAKTDLDISRKPERPPSKFPTDGSSIDFGTFDKHGFIYVPPVIGEQCQSAPVTEDSAAATQASSLQESDSSNKIAPPGDASPGKGDTPDPGESVGDVMADKLTERKLDVDSPEIITGGFHRAKLMDNLRCLAEINKMSNGIRRKKRKTSGGQAI
- the LOC127328749 gene encoding uncharacterized protein, with product MLEPGHTTFHGIVPGLSCSPMGKIQVDVLFGGRDNFRVENILFEVVDLDGPYHALLGRSALAEFIASTHVAYLKMKMLAPSEVLTVVGNYKISLETVLAGSCLAESLFIADEKRRIQMAVALAQSAQLGLTGMSNPLGATAFKPPKETKDIVLDPEYPECIVRISAGLSEK